The genomic stretch TGCACAACAAACGTGTCGGTGGATATGGCCCAGCGTGAAAACTCCGAATCGAGGACGGCGCCGTCATGTCCACGATCCGCAAGCGGACTCGCAAAGACCGAAACAAAGAGGCGCTCGATGAGCTGGCGCGAGAGCCGTCCGCCTCCCCCATGCGCGAGTAAGACGCGAGGATAGTCGGAGAGGGGAATGGGGCAGGCCTGACTGTCGAAGATGGGAGCGTTCATACGGAGGCGATGTCGGGAATGAAAATGGAAACTAGCGCGCGCCGGTGGATGGAGCGAGCTGCTCATAAATGCGGAGCACGCCATCAACCATGCCGGTCACAGAAAACGAATCATACACACGCTGCCGCAGGGCCTGCGACAGTCGTTCGCGCAGAGCGTTGTCGGCGAGTATTCTCCCAATAGCGTCGGCGAGGGCAGGAGCGTTGCCCGGTTCCACAAGCAGCCCGTGTTCCTCGTGGACGACGAGTTCAGGGATGCCGTCGGTGCATGAGGCGATAACGGGCGTGCCCGCGAGTCCGGCTTCGACGAGAAGCATGGGCAGTCCCTCCATGCGAAGAGAAGGCAGGAGGAGCACATCAGCCGCTTCGAGGAGAGGCAGCACATTCGGTTGAGGCGGAAGAAACACCGCGGGCACGCCGCACCGCAGGCATGCGTCTCGAAGCAGGTTTTGGTCGGATCCGGTTCCGGCACAAAGAAGAGAGATGCCGCGACGACTTCCATCGGCCCGCGGACCCGCGTCGGGATGCCGTCGCGCGAGGAGATCCAACGCCGCGGCGAGCACACGTGTCCCTTTTACTTCCGTCAATCTGCCAAGCAACGCAAGCACGAACCGGTTCCGCTTTTCGGATACAATAGTCCGATATTCCACGCTCGCGCGCATCGGTGCATCATCACCGACAAACTCCGATCCATTCCGCACGACGGTAACACGTGTCGCAAGCCCGGGATCGCGCCTGATCAAGCCCTGCCGGACGGCCTCGCTCACGGCGATGATGCGGCGTCCGGGGCAGTGCGGGAGCAGTCCCGCGGGCGGGATCACGGCGTGAATCGTCTGCACAAGGCGGCCGCGCACGCGGGGTGATGCGAACCACATCTGATTGCCCGAGTAAAAATGATGCGTATGTACGATATCAGGCTTCCATTCCGCGACAAGCGCTCGCAGCGCGCGCACCCCCCGCAGAAACCCAGCCATGGAGCGGTTGGTGTGAGCGGTGTCCGCGATCACCTGATACGGCACACCCGAGGATTCGAACACTGGGAACGCGTCACCACCCGATGTCGCGACAAGAACCACATCACCTCGTCTCCTCTGTTCTCGCGCGAGCAGCAGCACGTGTTTTGCCGCCCCATCGGCCAGATCGCATCGATCGACAAGATGAAGCACTCTCATGCGCGTTGTCCCCGATGCATCAGAGCGGCACATTCTTCCAGGTACCTATCGGCGATATCCGACCACGCGAGGTGAGACACGGTCATTCTCGCCGCGCGGCCCAGGGCCTCGCGCGCGCCGGGATCCGCAGCCAGTGTGTCGAGTGCAGCGGCAAGCCCCTGAACGTCACCGTACCGGACCAGGATGCCATTCCCGCGGTCGTTGATCATGGACGAAATCCCCGATTCCTCCGTCACAATGACAGGGAGACCGGCGGCCATCGCCTCGGCCGTGGCGATGGAAAAACTTTCGAAGCTGCTTGCGCACACAAAACAATCGTGTGCCGTGAGCCAGCGTGCGAGCGCTGCGGACGGCAGTGGATCAGAGACAGTCACGGGTACCGGAGGCCGATCCGTTTCCCGGGGCGACGGCCCGAGTAGTGATACTTCAGCCGGATTCCGCATCATCTCCAACGCGTCGCGGAAAAACTTCCAGCCCTTTTCGACACGCGATACATCCCCCGCGAAGGCGATTCTCAATACCGCACCACTGTTGCTGCGAGACGTCTCGAAGTTTTGTGTGTCGAAAAACACCGCGTCTACACCATTCGGGATTACGGGCGCGTTCATATCGATGCCGTACTCCCGTCCCGCAAGACCGCGAATATGCGGAGATACACATACACACTGTGATGCCAAGGCGAACACGAATTTCTCCGCAAGCGCGTCTTTCACCCGCATCGACCACGGGGCATTCACTCTCCAGAGGGCGTTTTCCCGGCGGACAACACCGTGGACGATATACAGCACCGGGATACCCCGCAGACGAGCCCACAGCACCGGAAAAATCACAAAGCGTTCAAACGTCGCAACGAGCAGGACATCGGGTTGAAAGGCCGACAGCGCCGAGGCGAAACGCGCAAGTCCAAGCGTACACACTGCGTCGTCCTGATGCGTTGTTCTGCCCACGATTTTCCGCGCTGCAGAGGCCGTTTTTCCGTCGAAGAAATAGGTGAAGAACGCGGCGTGGACTTCGGGGCGAAGTTGGAATTGTTGGAAGATGCGGCGGGCGACCTTTTCTGGTCCGGAGAGGATGTCACCTTCGCGGTAGCGGCCGACAAATGCGATTCTCATTGCGGACTCCTGCGCAGAGCCCGGCCGATCATGGATCGAATCCGCTCTGAAGAACTGATATCGGCCTCCCGGTACAGTGGCATCTGTCGGGCCGCACCGAGCATTTCGGGCGTGAGGGAAGGATATCGCGGAACGAGACGGAAGAATCTGCGAGTCAGGCAGCGCTTCAGCGCTGTTTGATCGTACGTGTGCCGTACCGCATTGGCCTCGAGAAGACGGACCATCCACGCATGAATGCGCGCAGGTGCATCATCGCCGTCAGGCGGACGCCATTGCGCGATAGAACCGTGTACATCCAGATCCGCGTCGTCGTACTCGATGCCAAGTCCGGCAAGGAGGCGCGAGTGGATCGAGCGGGTGGCCTGCGCAGTGCTGTCGGCAAGTCGGGCGGAGGTCTGTCCTTCGTGCTGCCGATATTCATAGAGGACGCGGGGCAGGATTTCGAAGCGCGTGTGCGGGGCGAGACGCGTCCACATGTCGTAATCCTCAGCGGAACGGAACACGTCGCTGTAAAGCGGCGCGTGCGCGCGCGCCACATCCGCCCGCAGCATGGAGGCGCCGTGGGGCATATGCGAATCGAAGAGCATTTCGCATCGAATGTCGTCGTGATGGGCGGCGTAGCGGAATGTGTGCCGACGCCCGTCGATGGTGCGCAGCCACACGCCGCAGGCCCCTGTGCCGGGATGAGCGTCGAGCAGAGCCGCCTGCATTTCGAGACGATGCGGATGAGAGATGTCATCGGCGTCCATCATGGCGATGTACGAACCGCGCGCAATGCTCATCCCCTCGTTTCTGATCGCGGCGAGGCCTCGATGCGCCTCATGGCGATGATATCGGATGCGTTGATCCGGTATTCCCGCAACGATCCGTTCCGTCCCGTCGTCCGAACCGTCGTCGAGGATCAGGAGTTCAAGATCTCCCAGACTTTGTGCAAGAATGCTTCGAACGGCGGTCAGGATAAACGAGCCAGCGTTGTATGCGGGCATGACCACACTGAGACGCGGAGAGGAGTTCATACGAGATCCTCCGTCACCGGTACGTCAACGCGACCGGGCACATCACGCCGGAGGAGGCAGCGCAGCGACTGCATCGCGCGCGGCAGAGGACCGGCGTGCGCCGCGCGGTACAGTTCGAACGATCGGAAGCGCCTGGCTGCTACAAATCCGGCGTGCGCGAAATAATCACACACATGGAAAAAACGGCGCGCGCACATATTCCGCAGGGCGCGGGGATCGTACACTCCGGATCGCGCATTTGCTTGCTCAAGGCCATGCAGCCAGTCGTGCAGCGCGTCGAGCGCATCGAGCCGGCGGGGTATACGCCAGTACGCGAGTTGTTCGTGCGTGAGCTGCGATTGATCCGAGAGATGCAGACCTAATTCCGACAGGAGCTGCGCTTGTATACGTCGTGTTGTCGCGCGTTGCTCCGCTCGCTTCCGTGACGCAGTCTGACCGGGATGGACGCGATAGTTGTACAGCGACCGCTGTACGTTCGCCAGCCGCGCGTGTCGTGAGAGACGCACGATCCACTCATAGTCTTCGGCATGCGGATAATCCTCGCTGAAACGCATGTCGCAGCGTTCCATCAGGTCTCGGCGGAACATGGCCGTGCCGTGGATGAGCGCAGGATTAAACAACAGTTCGGCGCGAATATCCTCGTGCAATTCCGGATAGGACCATGTCACCGGGAACGGGGTGCCGAAGCTGCGCATCCAGGTGCCGCACATGTCGATATCCCGATGCGCATCGAGGTACGCAGATTGGATCACGATGCGGCGGGGATCCGCCACATCATCGGCATCCATCCGCGCGATGTATTTCCCGCGCGCCTCTCCGAGCAACGTGTTGAGTCCGCGTACTATCCCCTGATGCACAGGAGAGGAGAGGAGACGGAGGTACGGCAGATTCAGTGCACGGACGCGATCCGCGCCGTCATCCGTTGAGGCATCGTCGAAGACCAGAATTTCGAGAGCAAACGCCCGGTGCGCGACGGCAACGCTCGAGATGGCCTCACATACAAACGGCGCCGCATTGTGCAGCGGGATGAGGACGCTGACGAGAGGTGCGCTCATCTGCGTTTCCTCCGGAGGGCATCAACAAGGAATTGTGCACGATCGAGACGGGCGGGCCGGTACAATGCGGCAAGCGGAGATGCGTGCCAGATGCGGCGGGCGGCAAGTCCGGCTTCCGTCGCACGCCTGCACACATCGAACCACAGGCGTCCGAGCACCGCGTCGAGCGCGCGAAAATCAAAACACATCGAGCTATCATTCGCTGATCGGAGACGGCGCAGCCAGGATTCGACCGCGGCAAGCCATGCAGGATCGGACCGCCAGAGGTATGCGCCCAGTGCGTGGTGAAGCAGAAGTTCCTCCCTCGTCGCATCGATTCCGAGCCGCTGAAGTACACGGTTCTGCGCGGTGCGCGTCACCTCGGCCTGTTCCTCCGAGAACATGCGGCCGACCTGCCCCGGGTGCGAACGGTAGCGGAGAAGGACCTCCGGCAGATTTGCAAACTGAACGAACGGAAGGCAACGCAGCCAGAATTCATAATCCTCCGCAAGGTCGAAGGCAGAATCGAAGGCGCCGTGCGAGCGGAGCACTGAGGTGCGCAACATCACGACAGGATTTGCGAACTGCGGCCGGAAGAGGAGTCCCGCGGCGATATCGGCGTGCTGTTCCGGGTAGCGCACATCGCCGTTCCACGCATCCCCGAAGGTGCGCACCGCGGCACCGAGAATGCCGACATCGGGGTGTGCGTCAAGAAACGCGCATTGTTTCTCGAGGCGCAAGGGATGCGCAAGGTCGTCGGCATCCATGCGCGCGATATACGTGCCGGACGCTTCGGCCACTCCGCGCATAAATGATGCCGCCTGTCCGAGGCGTGTGCTGTTGCGCAGCAGGCGGAGGCGCGGGTCGTTGATCGCGTCAAGCACGGCGCCCGTACCGTCGGTTGAGGCATCTTCAACAACGAGGAATTCGAAGTCGCTCATCGTCTGGGCGAAGATGGAATCGGCGGCGGCGGCGATGTATGGTGCCGCATTCCGCGCAGGCATGACAACCGACACACGCGGGACCGGGGCTGAAACGGACGCGTCCGATGGTACAAAGCGCAGAGGCAGTTCCTGATGGCAGGCATTCGGCACGAATCCTCTGTATGCCTCGATGTTGATGCGCACCCCATCCCTATAGAGCCGCGCGAGCGCCGCTGCATCATATCCCGCTTTATCTCCGCTGCGATTCGCCGTCGTCCTCTGAACGCGATTCAGGGGCAGGGACACCGTTGCGGAAGTCTCGAGACACATCAGCAGCGGCCGCCGTGACGACATCATGCCGGCCGCTTCCGCAAGCCGCCCCTCGAGGACATTCGGATTCGTGAATTCCGAAGCAGCGAGAACATCGTGCAGGTCGCGGCTTCTGTACATCGATCCTGACACCTCGAGCGGATACCCGAAGTCGTGTTCCTCGTTTTTCCATTCGTAGACGTACAGGCCGCTGCCGATATGACGAAAGGAGGGGATACGTTGCTGCGAGCGTTCCGCGTACGAATAGCCCGTATTACGGCCGACACGAAAAGAGACACCTATCACCTTTTCATTTCGCGAGAGGGCGTCCATCGCCCCGCGCAGCGGTACGGGCCGAAGCCAGAGTGCATCATCAACCATACACAGGACGAAGCCGTCCGCGTCAAGAAACGAGAGCACCTGATCGCGAAAGGTATTTTCCTCCAAGAAATGGATGCGTGTATGCTCAGCAGCCCGCGTGAGAATGTGGTAGGTCTCCGCATGGAGGCCCGGATCGGCCTTCCAGAGTGCGTTGACAGAGAGCATTGCGTCCACGTCTCCAGCGTATGCCCAGAAAGATCGCAGGGCCGCATCGAGCTGCATGGCGCGATTCCTGCTGAATACCAGGACGCGCAATGGATTCGGGCCCGTCATCAGCTCAGTCCCTCCATCGTTTCCACCACGGACGTTCTCGGAGGGAGGCACGGACGTAGAGTTCCATACCGAGCCATTCATCCGCGTACAACGACTCGCGCCGAACGAATCCGTTCCGGTCGAGGAATGCGTCGAGTTCCGGGAACAGCGGCTGACCAATGTACATCGCACGATGCGCGACTTCGGTGTAAATCACCGACACCGATGCGAGCATGTCTCCCAATCCATGAAGCGCGAGAAGTTCCGCACCTTGAAGATCCATCCACAGTACATCGACACGGGACAGGTTTTCGCGGGCCGCCCAGGATCGCAGGGTCACTGCCGGGACTGTTATGCGACGCTGCACATACCGCTCGTTCGGATACTCCGGATTCGCGAGAAAAAGACTGGAGGCACCGATATTGCCGTCGGCATGGGGAGTACGCGTTGCGACGGGATCGATCGCGTAGAAGTCCACGTCGCCATCCCGGTCGGACACCGCGCATTCGACCAGGGAGACGCGTTCATTGCCTTCGACAGCAGCGCGACAGATCGGAATGGCGGCGGGATTACACTCGAACGCAAATACACGTGCGTTCGGAAACAGTCGCGCGAGCGCAAGTGCCGCGCAGCCATCCCTGCTGCCCAAATCGACGGCGATGGACACCGTCGCGGGCTCGATCCATCGCCGCATCGCGGTGCCGGCGCGGACGATCTCTCTCGCATACTGCGCGTCCATCACGGTCTTCCCCTGATGACACGCCGCGCGAGTCGGACAGTGCGTTGCACGGCCGTGGGACCGAGATCGACATATGTGTGCAGCGAGGAGTGGTGGAAGATGCTCTTCTGTCCCCTCCCATACAGCACCGTCGCGCGAACACCCAATGCGGCGGCGAGTGTCGCGCCGCCGGAGGCAAGACAATACATGGCGGAGACGGAGGCGATGAGATCACAATACTCGAACACATCGCGGGGAGCGATCCTTGCCGCCTCAACTCCTTCACATGCGACCGACGGCCCGGGGAAGACGCTGATAAGATCGGGCGGATGTACACGCAAAAACGAGCGAAGGCGCCTCGGGGAGATGTCGCCGACGAAGGAGACAAAGTGCGGATCAAACAGTGCGCGCCCCGCCCATTCATCCCGTGTACGGGGTGAATAGTACACCTCCGGCTCGTGCAAAAGCTTGCCGTCGTCCATTCCGTGTGCGTGCATGATGTGGTCGAGCAGGTTCATACCTTCAGGCGGCTCTCCGAGGTCCGGCATGTCGGGGAAGTCGTCGGTAAAACCATCGACGAAGGGGTTCAACTCCCACACAAGCCGTCTGTACGCAGGGTCGCGGTACTCCGAGGCATTGGAAACCAGCACGCGCGAGACACCGCAGCACTGATGTGCGATACGAGGAAGGTGGCTGTGGAAGAGATGGTCGCCCAATCCTCCATGTTCCACACGGATGATCAAGGTATCGCGCATGCTCATCGGAGTTCCGGAAGGATATCCCATTCGGCCTCGCCATTGACGAGGCAGCGGTATTTTCCGAGATAACGTGCAGAGGTGTACGGAATGTCGAGCACATCGAAGGCCACGGCGCGCTGCACCTGGAAGAGAATATCACGTGTGACAGCATTGTGTGCGCCCAGCGAGATCCGGTAGCGACCCGCTTGCAGCGGATTTTGAATACTGATGCGAAGCCGGTGCAGTCCGGCCGTGAGCGTCAGCGGCGGCGCCTCGTTGTCGGTATGATGCGCGCCGAACACCGCGGCGCCGGATTCCGCGTCGACCTGAAGTCCGAAGACAACATGCGAGAGATCGCGTTTCGCCTCGATGACGCAGTCGATTTCCACCGGTTCGCGCCACCGAACCGACAGCGCGTCGCCAAAGGGATTACGTAATTCCACAGCGTGCAGACGGATGTTGGAAGCACCCGCATATCCGGCCTCGTGCATGTCTTCGCGGATTTCGACGCGCGTATCGCCCGAAGCGACACTGGCAACGTATTCGCGGATGACATCAACAGTGGGTCCCGCATGGCGGACGCCGCCCCCGTCGATCCACATTGAGCCTGGACAGAGCGCGGAGATCGCCGAGAGGTTATGGCTCACAAAAAGGATGGTGCGTCCTGAGTGCACGACGTCGCTCATTTTCCCGAGACATTTCTGTTGGAACGCCGCATCGCCCACGGCGAGTACTTCATCGACCAGCAAAATATCCGCCTCGAGATGCGCCGCGACCGAGAAGGCAAGCCGCAGGTACATGCCGCTGGAAAAGCGTTTCACCGGAGTGTCGATAAATCGTTCGACCTCGGCGAAGGCGATGATTTCATCGAAGCGCCGCGTGATGTCCGCGCGCTTCATCCCCAGCACCGCGCCGTTGAGGAAGATGTTTTCGCGGCCCGTGAGTTCGGGATGAAATCCGGTTCCGACTTCCAGCAATGAGGCCACCGAACCGCTGATGCGCACACGGCCCGCCGTCGGTTTTGTTATACGCGAGAGGATACGAAGGAGCGTGCTTTTGCCCGCACCATTCCTGCCTATCAGTCCGACGATTTCCCCTTCGGAAACGTCAAGATCCACATCGTGAAGCGCCCAGATCCGGTCGCGTGGCGCACGTCGGAAGGGCCATCCGCGCGCGATCGATTCGCGCAGGGTTTCCGATGCAAAACGACCGACCGTCTGCCCAAGGACGTATTGTTTGCCGAGGCCTTCCGTATGAATGACGATGTTGCTCATATCACGTCGGCGAAAGCCGCCTCCATACGCCGGAAGAACCACATACCGCCTGCGAGGATACAAAGTCCAGACGTGACGGATATGGCA from Ignavibacteriota bacterium encodes the following:
- a CDS encoding glycosyltransferase family 4 protein, which translates into the protein MRVLHLVDRCDLADGAAKHVLLLAREQRRRGDVVLVATSGGDAFPVFESSGVPYQVIADTAHTNRSMAGFLRGVRALRALVAEWKPDIVHTHHFYSGNQMWFASPRVRGRLVQTIHAVIPPAGLLPHCPGRRIIAVSEAVRQGLIRRDPGLATRVTVVRNGSEFVGDDAPMRASVEYRTIVSEKRNRFVLALLGRLTEVKGTRVLAAALDLLARRHPDAGPRADGSRRGISLLCAGTGSDQNLLRDACLRCGVPAVFLPPQPNVLPLLEAADVLLLPSLRMEGLPMLLVEAGLAGTPVIASCTDGIPELVVHEEHGLLVEPGNAPALADAIGRILADNALRERLSQALRQRVYDSFSVTGMVDGVLRIYEQLAPSTGAR
- a CDS encoding glycosyltransferase family 4 protein, whose product is MRIAFVGRYREGDILSGPEKVARRIFQQFQLRPEVHAAFFTYFFDGKTASAARKIVGRTTHQDDAVCTLGLARFASALSAFQPDVLLVATFERFVIFPVLWARLRGIPVLYIVHGVVRRENALWRVNAPWSMRVKDALAEKFVFALASQCVCVSPHIRGLAGREYGIDMNAPVIPNGVDAVFFDTQNFETSRSNSGAVLRIAFAGDVSRVEKGWKFFRDALEMMRNPAEVSLLGPSPRETDRPPVPVTVSDPLPSAALARWLTAHDCFVCASSFESFSIATAEAMAAGLPVIVTEESGISSMINDRGNGILVRYGDVQGLAAALDTLAADPGAREALGRAARMTVSHLAWSDIADRYLEECAALMHRGQRA
- a CDS encoding glycosyltransferase family 2 protein — translated: MNSSPRLSVVMPAYNAGSFILTAVRSILAQSLGDLELLILDDGSDDGTERIVAGIPDQRIRYHRHEAHRGLAAIRNEGMSIARGSYIAMMDADDISHPHRLEMQAALLDAHPGTGACGVWLRTIDGRRHTFRYAAHHDDIRCEMLFDSHMPHGASMLRADVARAHAPLYSDVFRSAEDYDMWTRLAPHTRFEILPRVLYEYRQHEGQTSARLADSTAQATRSIHSRLLAGLGIEYDDADLDVHGSIAQWRPPDGDDAPARIHAWMVRLLEANAVRHTYDQTALKRCLTRRFFRLVPRYPSLTPEMLGAARQMPLYREADISSSERIRSMIGRALRRSPQ
- a CDS encoding glycosyltransferase family 2 protein, whose protein sequence is MSAPLVSVLIPLHNAAPFVCEAISSVAVAHRAFALEILVFDDASTDDGADRVRALNLPYLRLLSSPVHQGIVRGLNTLLGEARGKYIARMDADDVADPRRIVIQSAYLDAHRDIDMCGTWMRSFGTPFPVTWSYPELHEDIRAELLFNPALIHGTAMFRRDLMERCDMRFSEDYPHAEDYEWIVRLSRHARLANVQRSLYNYRVHPGQTASRKRAEQRATTRRIQAQLLSELGLHLSDQSQLTHEQLAYWRIPRRLDALDALHDWLHGLEQANARSGVYDPRALRNMCARRFFHVCDYFAHAGFVAARRFRSFELYRAAHAGPLPRAMQSLRCLLRRDVPGRVDVPVTEDLV
- a CDS encoding glycosyltransferase — translated: MTGPNPLRVLVFSRNRAMQLDAALRSFWAYAGDVDAMLSVNALWKADPGLHAETYHILTRAAEHTRIHFLEENTFRDQVLSFLDADGFVLCMVDDALWLRPVPLRGAMDALSRNEKVIGVSFRVGRNTGYSYAERSQQRIPSFRHIGSGLYVYEWKNEEHDFGYPLEVSGSMYRSRDLHDVLAASEFTNPNVLEGRLAEAAGMMSSRRPLLMCLETSATVSLPLNRVQRTTANRSGDKAGYDAAALARLYRDGVRINIEAYRGFVPNACHQELPLRFVPSDASVSAPVPRVSVVMPARNAAPYIAAAADSIFAQTMSDFEFLVVEDASTDGTGAVLDAINDPRLRLLRNSTRLGQAASFMRGVAEASGTYIARMDADDLAHPLRLEKQCAFLDAHPDVGILGAAVRTFGDAWNGDVRYPEQHADIAAGLLFRPQFANPVVMLRTSVLRSHGAFDSAFDLAEDYEFWLRCLPFVQFANLPEVLLRYRSHPGQVGRMFSEEQAEVTRTAQNRVLQRLGIDATREELLLHHALGAYLWRSDPAWLAAVESWLRRLRSANDSSMCFDFRALDAVLGRLWFDVCRRATEAGLAARRIWHASPLAALYRPARLDRAQFLVDALRRKRR
- a CDS encoding FkbM family methyltransferase, which codes for MDAQYAREIVRAGTAMRRWIEPATVSIAVDLGSRDGCAALALARLFPNARVFAFECNPAAIPICRAAVEGNERVSLVECAVSDRDGDVDFYAIDPVATRTPHADGNIGASSLFLANPEYPNERYVQRRITVPAVTLRSWAARENLSRVDVLWMDLQGAELLALHGLGDMLASVSVIYTEVAHRAMYIGQPLFPELDAFLDRNGFVRRESLYADEWLGMELYVRASLRERPWWKRWRD
- a CDS encoding ABC transporter ATP-binding protein, with protein sequence MSNIVIHTEGLGKQYVLGQTVGRFASETLRESIARGWPFRRAPRDRIWALHDVDLDVSEGEIVGLIGRNGAGKSTLLRILSRITKPTAGRVRISGSVASLLEVGTGFHPELTGRENIFLNGAVLGMKRADITRRFDEIIAFAEVERFIDTPVKRFSSGMYLRLAFSVAAHLEADILLVDEVLAVGDAAFQQKCLGKMSDVVHSGRTILFVSHNLSAISALCPGSMWIDGGGVRHAGPTVDVIREYVASVASGDTRVEIREDMHEAGYAGASNIRLHAVELRNPFGDALSVRWREPVEIDCVIEAKRDLSHVVFGLQVDAESGAAVFGAHHTDNEAPPLTLTAGLHRLRISIQNPLQAGRYRISLGAHNAVTRDILFQVQRAVAFDVLDIPYTSARYLGKYRCLVNGEAEWDILPELR